One Rhodococcus sp. P1Y DNA window includes the following coding sequences:
- a CDS encoding epoxide hydrolase family protein, translating into MTTRDIQPFEIDVPQSDVDDLRRRLADTRWPDELSGVGWTYGIPTSYVRELAEYWATTFDWKAHEARLNGYPQFLADIDGLQIHFFHVVSPDPDAVPLMLIHGWPFEDFTEVIEPLTNPKAHGADSAQAFHLVLPTLPGFGFSGPTVRVGDTDTFRSAEVLAKLMEELGYERYGAQGGDAGSFIAPQLGRIAPDRVLGVHLNGPLTIPSWDEDGSGFSEEDKAKLAALADWNNAETSSYASIHSTRPASLSPGLTDSPSGLLAWVVDVVNSYVDPAASSPDDAMDRDSLLVQISILWFTRTIGSSMRLYKESSAWGADLASSGVPTGVAVFARDASIRAIAERQNNIVRWTEFDHGGHFAPMETPAELVTEIREFFAGVLRAQWNRT; encoded by the coding sequence ATGACCACACGCGACATCCAGCCATTCGAAATCGATGTCCCACAGTCGGACGTCGACGATCTACGCCGACGGCTCGCCGATACTCGCTGGCCGGACGAACTTTCAGGCGTGGGGTGGACCTACGGGATCCCGACATCCTACGTGCGTGAACTTGCCGAGTATTGGGCCACGACATTCGATTGGAAGGCACACGAAGCTCGGCTGAACGGCTATCCGCAGTTCTTGGCCGACATCGACGGGCTGCAGATTCACTTCTTTCACGTGGTGTCGCCCGACCCGGATGCCGTTCCTCTGATGTTGATCCACGGTTGGCCGTTCGAGGACTTCACCGAGGTGATCGAGCCGCTGACGAATCCGAAAGCGCACGGGGCCGATTCAGCTCAGGCGTTCCACCTCGTGTTACCGACGTTGCCCGGGTTCGGATTCTCCGGCCCGACCGTCCGAGTTGGGGATACGGACACTTTCCGGTCCGCCGAAGTGCTGGCGAAGCTGATGGAGGAACTCGGCTACGAGCGTTACGGTGCGCAGGGCGGGGACGCAGGATCGTTCATCGCGCCACAACTCGGCCGTATCGCGCCGGACCGTGTTCTCGGCGTTCACCTCAACGGTCCACTCACTATTCCGTCGTGGGACGAGGACGGATCGGGCTTCAGCGAAGAGGATAAGGCCAAGCTTGCCGCGCTGGCCGACTGGAACAACGCCGAGACGTCGTCGTACGCGAGCATCCATTCGACACGTCCGGCCTCGCTCTCGCCCGGTCTCACCGACTCACCGTCAGGTTTGCTGGCATGGGTGGTCGACGTGGTGAACTCCTACGTCGACCCGGCGGCGTCGAGTCCCGACGATGCGATGGACAGAGACAGTCTGCTGGTTCAGATCAGCATCCTGTGGTTCACACGAACGATCGGATCCTCGATGCGCCTCTACAAGGAATCGAGTGCCTGGGGTGCGGACCTGGCCTCGTCCGGAGTTCCTACCGGAGTCGCAGTCTTTGCTCGCGACGCAAGCATCCGAGCAATCGCGGAGAGACAGAACAACATCGTCCGGTGGACGGAGTTCGACCACGGCGGTCACTTCGCACCGATGGAGACTCCCGCCGAGTTGGTGACGGAGATCCGTGAGTTCTTCGCGGGAGTGCTGAGGGCGCAATGGAACCGTACGTAG
- the secG gene encoding preprotein translocase subunit SecG: MELFLDILLVVTSLALILLVLLHRGKGGGLSSLFGGGVQSSLSSSTVVEKNLDRLTVFTGIVWLIAILGIGLEIKFS; this comes from the coding sequence ATGGAACTGTTCCTGGATATTCTGCTGGTGGTCACCAGCTTGGCGCTGATTCTTCTGGTGCTTCTGCACCGGGGTAAGGGCGGCGGCCTGTCCAGTCTGTTCGGCGGTGGCGTTCAGTCTTCGCTCTCGAGTTCTACTGTCGTGGAGAAGAACCTCGATCGTCTGACCGTTTTCACCGGCATCGTGTGGCTTATCGCTATCCTCGGTATCGGCCTGGAGATCAAGTTCTCCTGA
- the zwf gene encoding glucose-6-phosphate dehydrogenase, with the protein MSTAATDTHDSPHEDPPEWHNPLRDPRDKRLPRIAGPCSLVIFGVTGDLARKKLMPAVYDLANRGLLPPGFALVGFARREWGNDDFGKIVHDAVRDHARTPFSEEVWNTLAEGFRFVQGTFDDDAAFDQLASTLAELDETRGTGGNHAFYLSIPPGAFPVVLEQLSRSGLAQSEADRWRRVVIEKPFGHDLASAKELNAIVNRVFPEDRVFRIDHYLGKETVQNILALRFANQLFDPIWNAHYVDHVQITMAEDIGLGGRAGYYDGIGAARDVIQNHLLQLLAITAMEEPVSFSPSELQSEKIKVLSATKLAEPLDRTSARGQYAAGWQGSQKVKGLKEEEGFDSESNTETYAAITLEVDTRRWGGVPFYLRTGKALGRRVTEIAMVFKRAPHLPFDATMTEELGQNALVIRVQPDEGVTMRFGSKVPGSSMQVRDVSMDFSYGQAFTESSPEAYERLILDVLLGEPSLFPVNAEVELSWKILDPILEHWASGGTAEPYEAGTWGPSSGDEMMQRTGREWRRP; encoded by the coding sequence GTGAGCACCGCAGCCACTGACACCCACGATTCCCCCCACGAGGATCCACCGGAGTGGCACAACCCGCTCCGCGACCCCCGTGACAAACGACTACCGAGAATCGCGGGACCGTGCAGTCTCGTGATCTTCGGCGTCACAGGAGATCTCGCGCGTAAGAAGCTCATGCCTGCGGTGTACGACCTGGCGAACCGGGGGTTACTCCCCCCCGGTTTCGCCTTGGTCGGTTTCGCCCGACGTGAGTGGGGCAACGACGATTTCGGCAAGATCGTGCACGACGCCGTCCGCGATCACGCGCGAACTCCGTTCAGCGAGGAAGTGTGGAACACCCTCGCCGAAGGATTCCGATTCGTGCAGGGCACCTTCGACGACGATGCGGCGTTCGATCAGTTGGCGAGCACTCTGGCGGAGTTGGACGAAACCCGCGGCACGGGCGGCAATCACGCGTTCTACCTGTCGATTCCGCCCGGCGCGTTTCCCGTCGTGCTCGAACAACTCTCGCGATCCGGCCTCGCACAGAGCGAGGCCGACAGGTGGCGACGCGTCGTCATCGAGAAGCCGTTCGGTCACGACCTGGCGAGTGCGAAAGAGCTCAACGCCATCGTCAACCGAGTGTTCCCCGAGGACAGGGTCTTTCGTATCGACCACTACCTCGGCAAGGAGACGGTTCAGAACATCCTGGCCCTGCGTTTCGCCAATCAGCTGTTCGACCCGATCTGGAATGCGCACTACGTCGACCACGTTCAAATCACCATGGCCGAGGACATCGGACTCGGTGGTCGTGCCGGTTACTACGACGGAATCGGCGCGGCCCGTGACGTCATTCAGAACCACTTGCTTCAATTGCTGGCGATCACGGCGATGGAAGAGCCGGTCAGTTTCAGCCCGTCGGAACTGCAGTCCGAGAAGATCAAGGTTCTCTCGGCGACGAAGCTGGCTGAACCGCTTGACCGAACGTCCGCCAGAGGCCAGTACGCCGCTGGTTGGCAAGGAAGCCAGAAGGTCAAGGGACTCAAGGAAGAAGAGGGCTTCGACTCCGAATCCAACACCGAGACCTACGCGGCCATCACACTCGAAGTCGACACGAGGCGGTGGGGCGGAGTTCCGTTCTACCTGCGCACCGGCAAGGCACTAGGGCGCCGGGTCACCGAGATCGCGATGGTCTTCAAGCGAGCACCACACCTGCCGTTCGACGCCACGATGACCGAAGAACTCGGGCAGAACGCACTGGTCATTCGTGTGCAGCCCGACGAGGGTGTGACCATGCGCTTCGGATCGAAGGTGCCAGGCTCGAGCATGCAGGTACGTGACGTGAGCATGGACTTCAGCTACGGCCAGGCATTCACGGAGTCCTCGCCGGAGGCCTACGAACGGTTGATTCTCGATGTATTGCTGGGCGAGCCCTCGCTGTTCCCAGTCAATGCCGAGGTCGAGCTGTCGTGGAAAATCCTCGATCCGATTCTCGAACACTGGGCCTCGGGAGGAACCGCCGAACCTTACGAGGCAGGTACGTGGGGTCCGAGCTCGGGCGACGAGATGATGCAGCGCACCGGACGCGAATGGAGAAGGCCTTGA
- the tpiA gene encoding triose-phosphate isomerase: MARKPLIAGNWKMNLNHLEAISLVQKIAFSLPAKYFDKVDVTVIPPFTDIRSVQTLIEGDKLLLTFGAQDVSAHESGAYTGEISGSMLAKLGVSFVVVGHSERRTLHSEDDAIVLAKTKAALKHGLTPIVCIGEGLNIREAGEHVSYNVAQLRGSLEGLSAEDISKVVIAYEPVWAIGTGRVASASDAQEVCSAIREELKVLASAEVAAGVRVLYGGSVNAKNVGEIVGQADVDGALVGGASLKADEFATLSAIAAGGPLP, translated from the coding sequence ATGGCGCGTAAGCCGCTCATTGCAGGCAACTGGAAGATGAATCTGAACCACCTGGAAGCGATTTCTCTGGTGCAGAAGATCGCCTTCTCGCTACCGGCGAAGTACTTCGACAAGGTCGACGTGACGGTCATCCCGCCGTTCACCGACATCCGCAGTGTGCAGACGCTGATCGAAGGCGACAAGCTCCTGCTCACCTTCGGTGCGCAGGACGTATCGGCTCACGAATCGGGTGCCTACACCGGCGAGATCAGCGGCTCGATGCTCGCCAAACTCGGTGTGAGCTTCGTCGTCGTCGGACACTCGGAGCGTCGAACCTTGCACAGCGAGGACGACGCCATCGTGCTCGCGAAGACCAAGGCTGCGCTGAAGCACGGCCTGACACCCATCGTGTGCATCGGCGAAGGCCTGAACATCCGTGAGGCCGGGGAGCATGTGTCGTACAACGTCGCTCAGCTTCGCGGTTCGCTGGAGGGACTGTCCGCCGAGGACATCTCGAAGGTCGTCATCGCATACGAGCCGGTATGGGCAATCGGCACCGGTCGTGTCGCAAGTGCGTCGGATGCGCAGGAGGTGTGCTCGGCGATTCGCGAGGAGCTGAAAGTACTTGCCTCCGCCGAGGTCGCTGCAGGCGTCCGCGTCCTGTACGGCGGTTCGGTCAACGCGAAGAACGTCGGAGAGATCGTCGGTCAAGCCGATGTCGATGGTGCGCTCGTCGGTGGAGCGTCGTTGAAAGCGGACGAATTCGCCACGTTGTCGGCGATCGCCGCAGGTGGACCACTACCCTGA
- the opcA gene encoding glucose-6-phosphate dehydrogenase assembly protein OpcA: protein MIVDIPATTTAEVGKQLVELRESGGAVTIGRVLTLIVASRNPDKAERAIAAANEASREHPCRVIVLTRGDRTAESSLDAQIRVGGDAGASEVVVLRLNGELADHEHSVVIPFLLPDTPIVAWWPDEAPAVPAKDPLGRLAIRRITDATNAPDTTAAIKGRLSSYTDGDTDLSWSRITYWRGLLATALDQAPHEKVVSATVSGLSEEPALDILAGWLAAKLDVPVHRRTGELRVELQRETTTISITRPQTGKTATLRRTGQPDSEVALARRGTRECLAEELRRLDTDEIYELALNGLSKVSYE from the coding sequence TTGATCGTCGACATTCCCGCAACCACGACCGCCGAGGTCGGCAAGCAGCTCGTCGAACTCCGCGAATCGGGCGGCGCGGTCACCATCGGCCGCGTTCTCACCTTGATCGTGGCGAGTAGAAACCCCGACAAAGCCGAGCGTGCGATCGCGGCAGCCAACGAGGCGAGCCGCGAACATCCCTGCCGCGTCATCGTATTGACACGGGGTGACCGTACAGCCGAGTCCAGCCTCGACGCGCAGATCAGGGTGGGCGGCGACGCAGGTGCCTCCGAAGTGGTGGTACTCCGGCTCAACGGAGAACTCGCCGATCACGAGCACAGCGTGGTCATCCCGTTTCTGTTGCCGGACACCCCGATCGTGGCCTGGTGGCCGGACGAAGCACCGGCAGTTCCAGCGAAGGATCCGTTGGGCCGGTTGGCCATTCGTCGTATCACCGATGCCACCAACGCACCGGACACCACCGCCGCGATCAAAGGCCGGTTGTCGAGCTACACCGACGGCGACACCGACCTGTCGTGGAGCCGCATCACCTACTGGCGCGGTCTGTTGGCGACGGCGCTCGATCAAGCACCGCACGAGAAGGTCGTGTCCGCTACCGTCTCGGGACTGAGCGAGGAACCTGCGCTCGACATCCTTGCTGGTTGGCTCGCAGCCAAGCTCGATGTTCCCGTCCACCGCCGTACCGGCGAACTTCGAGTCGAGCTGCAGCGCGAAACCACCACCATCTCGATCACGAGGCCGCAAACCGGCAAGACGGCGACGTTGCGTCGCACCGGTCAGCCGGATTCGGAGGTCGCACTCGCGCGCCGTGGGACACGCGAGTGCCTCGCGGAAGAACTCCGCCGCCTCGATACGGACGAGATCTACGAGTTGGCACTGAACGGATTGTCGAAGGTGAGCTATGAGTGA
- the ppc gene encoding phosphoenolpyruvate carboxylase, whose product MSETPFESPGSPAFVTPTTQGRELTEPLREDIRYLGGILGEIIREHEGDGVFELVERARLESFAVRRSEVERDDSLGIYADLEVAQAIPLIRAFSHFSLLANLAEDLHRERRRAIHLEREDPPQDSSLAATWVKLDAANLTRQQVADALTDSLVAPVITAHPTETRRRTVFDVQTKITALMRRREIAVAAHSDKATSAAKELAVVDASIRRQVLTLWETALIRLSRLRIQDEIEVGLRYFETSLFDVIPTLNADVREALRQRWPDDELLPRPILRPGSWIGGDRDGNPNVTGEVVHTATHQAGYAAFSRYLDELVALEKELSMSARLVAVTEELATLAAESGDPDDRRDDEPYRVAIRGIRARLTATAGAVLDSVPVAGLDLGSRPYDVPQEVLDDLDTIDRALRADGDALIADDRLLSLRRSVETFGFHLQALDMRQNSETHEEVVAELLAWAGVHPDYLSLDEDERVAVLSRELTTRRPLVGPSAELSELAAKELGIVRAAKVAIDHLGPDTIQNYIISMCQSVSDMLEAALLLKEAGIFDPGADGSAPTSTVGVVPLFETIEDLQQGAATLVATLDVPVYRALVAGRGMNQEVMLGYSDSNKDGGYLAANWALYRAELDLLEASRKTGIRLRLFHGRGGTVGRGGGPSYDAILAQPPGVVQGSLRLTEQGEIIAAKYAEPSMARRNLESLVAGTLESTLLDVEGLGDGAEPAYEVLDDLAAKARAAYGRLVHDEPGFVEYFRTSTPVAEVGELNIGSRPASRKPTNSVYDLRAIPWVMSWSQCRVMLPGWYGTGSAFEEWVDGDDAKLAVLTDLYRKWPFFQTVLSNLAQVMAKSDLGIAARYAELVPDEELRSRIFGMIEAEHSKTVEMYLKITGYSRLLEDNPALERSVHNRFPYLEPLNQMQVEMLRRYRAGDDDERVKRGILLTMNGLATALRNSG is encoded by the coding sequence ATGAGTGAAACCCCATTCGAGTCGCCTGGTTCGCCCGCGTTCGTCACTCCTACCACGCAGGGCCGAGAGTTGACCGAGCCGCTGCGGGAGGACATTCGCTACCTGGGCGGCATTCTCGGCGAGATCATCCGCGAGCATGAGGGTGACGGGGTGTTCGAACTCGTCGAACGTGCACGGCTCGAATCCTTCGCGGTGCGTCGCTCGGAAGTCGAGCGAGATGATTCCCTCGGTATCTACGCCGATCTCGAAGTTGCACAAGCTATTCCACTTATTCGTGCCTTCAGCCACTTTTCTCTGCTCGCCAACTTGGCGGAGGACCTGCACCGTGAGCGCCGTCGGGCGATCCACCTCGAACGCGAAGATCCGCCCCAGGACAGCAGCCTCGCTGCGACCTGGGTGAAGCTCGACGCCGCGAATCTCACCCGGCAACAGGTCGCCGATGCTCTGACCGATTCCCTTGTCGCCCCGGTCATCACGGCCCACCCGACCGAAACTCGGCGTCGCACGGTGTTCGATGTTCAGACGAAGATCACAGCACTCATGCGAAGACGAGAGATCGCGGTCGCTGCACACTCGGACAAGGCAACGAGTGCGGCGAAAGAGCTTGCAGTCGTCGATGCGTCGATCAGGCGTCAGGTGCTCACGCTGTGGGAGACGGCATTGATCAGGCTCTCTCGCCTACGTATCCAGGATGAGATCGAAGTGGGGCTCCGATACTTCGAGACGTCGTTGTTCGACGTCATTCCGACGTTGAACGCCGACGTTCGTGAGGCACTTCGCCAGCGCTGGCCGGATGATGAGCTTCTTCCGCGGCCCATTCTGCGTCCAGGTTCGTGGATCGGGGGAGACCGCGACGGAAATCCGAACGTGACCGGGGAAGTTGTTCACACTGCTACCCACCAGGCCGGGTACGCAGCATTCTCACGGTACTTGGACGAGTTGGTCGCTTTGGAGAAGGAACTGTCGATGTCGGCTCGGCTGGTCGCCGTCACCGAGGAGTTGGCAACGCTGGCAGCAGAGTCCGGTGACCCGGACGACCGGCGCGACGACGAGCCGTATCGCGTGGCGATACGCGGAATCCGTGCACGACTCACCGCGACGGCGGGCGCGGTACTCGATTCGGTTCCCGTTGCCGGTCTCGACCTCGGTTCGAGGCCGTACGACGTTCCACAAGAGGTATTGGACGACCTCGACACGATCGACCGCGCGTTGCGCGCCGATGGTGATGCGCTGATCGCCGACGACCGGCTGCTGTCGCTTCGTCGTTCGGTGGAAACGTTCGGGTTTCACCTCCAAGCCCTCGACATGCGCCAGAACTCGGAGACCCACGAGGAGGTTGTCGCAGAACTGTTGGCCTGGGCGGGAGTGCACCCGGACTATCTGTCGTTGGACGAGGACGAGCGTGTTGCTGTGCTCTCACGCGAACTCACCACACGACGGCCGCTCGTGGGCCCTTCGGCCGAGCTCAGTGAGCTGGCGGCCAAGGAATTGGGCATCGTGCGCGCCGCCAAGGTTGCAATCGATCATCTCGGCCCCGACACGATCCAGAACTACATCATCAGCATGTGCCAGTCGGTGAGCGACATGTTGGAGGCCGCGCTGTTGCTGAAGGAGGCGGGCATCTTCGATCCAGGTGCCGACGGATCGGCCCCGACGTCGACCGTCGGCGTCGTCCCGTTGTTCGAGACCATCGAAGATCTTCAGCAAGGCGCGGCGACCCTCGTCGCGACCCTCGACGTTCCCGTCTATCGAGCGTTGGTCGCAGGTCGCGGCATGAACCAGGAAGTCATGCTGGGGTATTCCGACTCGAACAAGGACGGTGGCTATCTCGCGGCCAACTGGGCGCTGTATCGCGCCGAGCTCGATCTGTTGGAAGCCTCGCGTAAGACCGGAATCAGATTGCGGCTGTTCCACGGTCGTGGCGGCACGGTCGGCCGGGGCGGCGGGCCGAGCTACGATGCCATCCTCGCGCAGCCTCCCGGAGTCGTGCAGGGATCGCTTCGTCTCACCGAGCAGGGGGAGATCATCGCAGCCAAGTACGCTGAGCCGTCGATGGCTCGGCGGAACCTGGAATCACTCGTCGCGGGGACTCTCGAATCGACGCTCCTCGATGTGGAGGGGCTCGGCGACGGTGCGGAACCCGCCTACGAGGTTCTCGACGACCTGGCAGCCAAGGCTCGCGCTGCATACGGCCGACTCGTTCACGACGAGCCCGGCTTTGTCGAGTACTTCCGAACGTCCACCCCTGTCGCAGAGGTAGGGGAGTTGAACATCGGTAGCAGGCCCGCCTCCCGCAAGCCGACCAATTCGGTGTACGACCTCCGCGCTATTCCGTGGGTGATGTCCTGGAGTCAGTGTCGCGTGATGTTGCCAGGGTGGTACGGCACCGGATCGGCGTTCGAAGAGTGGGTCGACGGTGACGACGCAAAACTGGCGGTACTGACCGACCTCTACCGAAAATGGCCGTTCTTCCAGACCGTACTGTCGAACCTCGCGCAGGTCATGGCGAAGTCGGACCTGGGAATTGCAGCTCGGTACGCCGAACTCGTTCCCGACGAAGAACTGCGATCGAGAATTTTCGGAATGATCGAGGCCGAGCACTCCAAGACCGTCGAGATGTACCTGAAGATCACCGGGTACTCCCGCCTGCTCGAAGACAACCCGGCACTGGAGCGGTCGGTTCACAACCGTTTTCCTTACCTCGAACCGTTGAACCAAATGCAGGTCGAGATGCTCCGCCGCTACCGCGCAGGTGACGACGACGAGCGAGTCAAGCGTGGAATTCTGCTCACGATGAACGGTCTTGCGACTGCGCTCCGTAACAGCGGTTAG
- the tal gene encoding transaldolase — MTQNKNLADLSAAGVSVWLDDLSRDRISSGNLKDLIDTKSVVGVTTNPSIFQAALSKGNAYDAQVTELAERGADVDATIRTVTTDDVRNACDLFTSVYESTAGVDGRVSIEVDPRLAHDTEKTIAQAVELWKIVDRPNVLIKIPATEAGIPAIAKVIGEGISVNVTLIFSVERYELVIGAYLDGLEAARAAGHDLSKIHSVASFFVSRVDTEIDARLGKIGTPDAEELKGKAALANARLAYVAYQQTFEVGPRFHELAGSGARPQRPLWASTGVKNPAYPDTLYVTDLVSPNTVNTMPEKTLDAVADHGDVTGDTISGKGPESQEVFDKLSAIGIDISDVFITLENEGVEKFEASWTELLEATGEQLRQAGQKS, encoded by the coding sequence ATGACCCAGAACAAGAATCTCGCAGATCTGTCCGCCGCAGGCGTGTCCGTCTGGCTCGACGATCTGTCGCGTGACCGGATCTCCTCCGGAAACCTGAAGGATCTGATCGATACGAAGAGCGTCGTGGGCGTCACGACCAACCCGTCGATCTTCCAGGCCGCACTGAGCAAGGGCAACGCGTACGACGCTCAGGTCACTGAGCTGGCCGAACGCGGAGCCGACGTGGACGCGACCATTCGCACGGTAACCACCGACGATGTGCGTAACGCATGCGACCTCTTCACTTCCGTGTACGAATCCACAGCGGGCGTCGACGGGCGCGTGTCCATCGAGGTCGACCCTCGGCTCGCGCACGACACCGAGAAGACGATCGCGCAGGCGGTCGAATTGTGGAAGATCGTCGATCGTCCCAACGTTCTGATCAAGATCCCGGCGACCGAGGCCGGAATCCCGGCGATCGCCAAGGTCATCGGTGAGGGCATCAGTGTCAACGTGACTCTGATCTTCTCGGTCGAGCGCTACGAACTGGTCATCGGCGCCTACCTCGACGGGCTCGAAGCTGCCCGCGCCGCCGGCCACGACCTGTCCAAGATCCATTCGGTCGCGTCGTTCTTCGTCTCTCGCGTCGACACCGAGATCGATGCCCGTCTCGGCAAGATCGGCACGCCCGACGCCGAGGAACTCAAGGGTAAGGCTGCTCTCGCGAACGCTCGACTGGCGTACGTGGCCTACCAGCAGACGTTCGAGGTCGGACCCCGCTTCCACGAACTGGCCGGCTCGGGCGCTCGCCCGCAGCGACCACTGTGGGCATCCACCGGTGTCAAGAACCCGGCGTACCCGGACACGCTCTACGTCACGGACCTGGTCTCCCCCAACACGGTGAACACCATGCCGGAGAAGACCCTCGACGCCGTAGCCGATCATGGAGACGTCACCGGAGACACCATCTCCGGCAAGGGGCCCGAATCCCAGGAAGTGTTCGACAAGCTCTCGGCCATCGGCATCGACATCTCGGACGTGTTCATCACGCTGGAGAACGAAGGCGTCGAGAAGTTCGAGGCGTCGTGGACCGAACTGCTCGAGGCAACCGGCGAGCAGCTTCGCCAAGCGGGCCAGAAGAGCTGA
- the pgl gene encoding 6-phosphogluconolactonase, whose product MSETSVLQFLDAEALVDAARTRFVEVVTAAQAERGTASVVLTGGGTGIALLEALRKDSGTIDWASVDVYFGDERFLPAGDPERNEVQAAEALLDHVGVHPDRIFRMAASDGPHGSDPEVAAVAYAQILGAHSDGEHTPAFDVHLLGMGGEGHINSLFPHTDAVREKHQYVVAVENSPKPPPVRITLTLPAIRRAKHVWLLVSGAAKAEAVAAAVGGADPDDFPSAGAIGSESTVWFLDSGAASQLDNN is encoded by the coding sequence ATGAGTGAAACGTCGGTACTGCAGTTCCTCGACGCGGAGGCGCTCGTCGACGCTGCTCGAACTCGGTTCGTCGAGGTCGTGACCGCAGCACAAGCAGAGCGAGGTACTGCGTCAGTCGTTCTCACCGGCGGTGGCACCGGAATTGCGCTGCTCGAGGCTCTTCGTAAGGACTCGGGAACCATCGATTGGGCATCGGTCGACGTGTACTTCGGTGACGAACGATTCCTTCCCGCCGGTGACCCCGAGCGCAACGAGGTACAGGCGGCCGAGGCATTGCTCGACCACGTCGGCGTCCACCCGGACCGAATTTTCCGCATGGCCGCATCGGACGGTCCGCATGGGAGCGACCCGGAGGTGGCCGCCGTGGCGTACGCGCAGATCCTCGGGGCGCACTCGGATGGCGAACACACACCGGCATTCGACGTGCACTTGCTGGGCATGGGCGGTGAGGGGCACATCAACTCGCTGTTCCCGCACACCGATGCCGTACGCGAGAAGCATCAGTACGTCGTCGCAGTGGAAAACTCACCCAAGCCGCCGCCCGTCCGAATCACGTTGACGCTGCCCGCAATTCGGCGGGCCAAGCACGTGTGGTTGCTCGTGTCGGGAGCGGCCAAAGCGGAGGCCGTGGCCGCCGCCGTGGGCGGAGCAGACCCGGACGATTTTCCGTCCGCAGGAGCTATCGGGTCCGAATCCACCGTCTGGTTCCTCGACTCAGGTGCTGCGTCGCAACTCGACAACAACTGA